A genomic segment from Streptosporangium roseum DSM 43021 encodes:
- a CDS encoding S1 RNA-binding domain-containing protein, whose product MGTAEHEQSLAAFLRTVNVGDVLTGTVAEVTRSQTTVLLDAFTSDPVGSISWLDLSWRSFGRPAAEILEVGAKVSSEVIAVDLQERRVRLSWSATENPQLWAYLKALRPGQRLSGTVAAIERFGVFVDLDDGPDHPVFPGVGFITMPELSWRRFEDPSEVVSVGERISCEVLTFDTHNGEARVSLRATQPDPFQQFARGVHVGQILYGPVTKVVPFGAFVRVADDAEGLVHLSELTALPVAAALDAVQIGDEVTVIVIEIDPLRRRLALSRCQAAMKTWDLPPTKPGNPSDPVG is encoded by the coding sequence ATGGGGACAGCTGAACACGAACAGTCCCTCGCCGCGTTCCTGAGGACTGTGAACGTCGGCGACGTCCTCACTGGGACCGTCGCGGAGGTTACGCGATCGCAGACGACCGTGCTCCTCGACGCCTTCACCAGTGATCCAGTCGGTAGCATCAGCTGGCTCGATCTCTCCTGGCGGTCTTTTGGGCGACCGGCTGCTGAAATCCTTGAAGTCGGTGCCAAGGTCTCTTCCGAGGTGATCGCCGTTGACCTCCAAGAGAGGCGGGTTCGGCTCTCGTGGTCCGCGACCGAGAACCCACAACTGTGGGCATATCTGAAGGCGCTGCGTCCGGGACAGCGGCTGTCCGGCACCGTGGCGGCCATCGAACGCTTCGGCGTCTTCGTCGATCTAGACGACGGACCCGACCATCCTGTCTTCCCGGGCGTCGGCTTCATCACCATGCCCGAGCTGTCCTGGCGCCGCTTCGAGGACCCATCCGAGGTCGTCTCCGTGGGAGAGCGCATCAGCTGCGAAGTTCTCACCTTCGACACCCACAACGGCGAAGCCCGCGTATCACTGCGCGCCACTCAACCCGACCCGTTCCAGCAGTTCGCGCGCGGCGTTCACGTGGGGCAGATCCTGTACGGCCCGGTCACCAAAGTGGTGCCGTTCGGCGCCTTCGTCCGCGTGGCAGACGACGCCGAAGGCCTGGTCCACCTCAGCGAACTCACCGCCCTACCCGTCGCGGCCGCACTCGACGCGGTTCAGATCGGCGACGAGGTCACCGTGATCGTCATCGAGATCGACCCGCTGCGGCGTCGGCTCGCCCTATCTCGCTGTCAGGCCGCCATGAAGACCTGGGACCTCCCTCCAACTAAACCTGGGAATCCTAGCGATCCCGTAGGCTGA
- a CDS encoding SigE family RNA polymerase sigma factor: MNRYDGFREFVLARQQALTRSAYLLTGDAHLAEDLLQSVLLKVANHWPRLVRHGTPEAYTRKAMINQYISWRRRKQLESPNTDPPERGHAHDDATIDRIILRQALARLTPRQRAVIVLRFYEDLSERETAEILGCSLGTVKSQTHHALGRLRTLAPELSQLFAEIEEVRR; the protein is encoded by the coding sequence TTGAATCGTTATGACGGCTTTCGCGAGTTCGTGCTCGCCCGTCAGCAGGCGCTGACACGGAGTGCGTACCTGCTCACGGGAGACGCACACCTAGCCGAGGACCTGTTGCAGAGCGTCCTGCTCAAGGTCGCCAACCATTGGCCCAGACTGGTGCGGCACGGCACCCCCGAGGCGTACACGCGCAAGGCCATGATCAACCAGTACATCTCCTGGCGGCGGCGCAAACAGTTGGAGTCGCCCAACACCGACCCGCCAGAGCGCGGGCACGCTCACGACGACGCCACGATCGATCGCATCATCTTGCGTCAGGCGCTTGCCAGGTTGACGCCCCGGCAGCGCGCTGTGATCGTCCTGCGCTTCTACGAGGATCTCAGCGAGCGGGAGACCGCTGAGATCCTCGGCTGTTCGCTCGGCACGGTCAAGAGCCAGACCCACCACGCGCTCGGCCGCCTGCGCACGCTCGCGCCCGAGCTGTCCCAGTTGTTCGCCGAGATCGAGGAGGTGCGCCGATGA